In Lolium rigidum isolate FL_2022 chromosome 7, APGP_CSIRO_Lrig_0.1, whole genome shotgun sequence, the DNA window CCCTCTCACCCTCTCCCTCCGCCCCCACGGAAAGAAAGAAACCTTTTTTTTATCACATCTcggaattcttcgggtcctcgggCTCGCCGCGAGAGAGCGATCCCGTTCTCGCCGGCCCCCGCTGCTCCCGGCGATTCTCCCGGATTTTCTGGTCCAGACAGGGCTTCAGCAGAGAAGCTGACTCTTCACCAAGAGAATTGCGGTGCTTCATCAAGAAAGGAAAGGTCAGTCTGTCAGTCCTTCTTGATCCTTCTCCGCTCCCTCCTcgcttccttctccttctccccGACCTCGTCTCCCTCCGTCGTCCGTGGCCGGTTTTGCATGTGAGCGACTTGTCGCCCATGGTCGGCTCTGCATCTTCTTCCCCTGTTTCCTCTGTTCTGCGTCTATCCTTCTGTTCTTGAGAGACTTTTGATCTGGATTGGTAGGATATACCATCGGATAGAACCGCCGGCGTATCATCCTGAAGAACGGGGATTGAAGGTAACCCATCTTCTTTTACCAGCAAAATATAGTACCCCGAGTCCTCTTCTTCTCGACTGCTGTTCATCGCCGTACATGTGGTTCGTCGTTCTCGCCTGCTGCATGTATTTACTTCTGTGGGGGGACTGGCTGGACGGCACCGCACAGCCAGTCCTGTCCCGCGTATTTACTACTCACTCCACTCCTGGCGACACCGCAACGACGCATCAGAGTtccgtgctgctgctgttgctcctGTCCCGGTCCCGCCGCCGTCCAGCTAGCCGCCGatcttcatcttcgtctcctTGCTACTTTTCGTTTCGTGAGAGGGGAGGAGGGAGCGAGAATGGTGGGAGTGTTCTCAACTTCCGATCCAAGCTTGCCTTTGCTTCCTAGGCTAATGCTACTACTTTGTTCTTTTCCTTTCCTGTCCGTCTCTGCCCCGCCGTGTAAAGAAACCCTGAAGCTACTTTGAGTCTGGCTGTTCTGTCCACTCAAAGTCTCAAACTGGATTCTCTCCCAGGAATTGCAAACTGTCGGCTGGATTCTGTGGTCGTTCCGTTTTCCCTGGTTCTTGATCCCGAGATCCCTTTCCAAGCACCATGTTTTGCGAGGCTGAAGTAcctatcttcttttatttttgtcAATGTTCTTTTTTCCGTCTCTCTATTTCGGATTTTGGGTGTACTCGCTTTGCTGTGTGGAGGGTGTGTAAAGTAAAGTGCCTGCTTCTCTCATCAAGGAAATCCACAAAGCACGGCATCTGTCTGTCGGTTCATGGACATTGCCATTAACATTAACGTTGGTACTTAAGTCAAGAGAGCCTTTTTGTTTTCTCCGATCTGCTCCGCGAGAAGCAGGCATGGGTTCTTCTTTTCCTGGATAGATGCATGGATGGAGCATTGACTTGTggacatatttttttattttcatggcAGGAAATAAACtagctctcttctccaaggcATCTTCTGACTGattcgcatggttaggccttaagaACGTACCGTTCCCGGTGCAGATCATGAAGATTGGTAAGTGAGGCTTCGCCTTCTCTTGCCCATTATTTTTtcaattttagatttttttattcGCAACCACGTTGGCTTGGCTACGAAAAATTAAGCGAGGGGGAGCCTAGCGGTGGATGTACAACACAACCTCCCAGGTTCAAATCCTAGCGGATGCAGATTTGGGTTCTtactatttcaaaaaaaatgttgTAGGGGTTTcctatatgatttttttttccgCAGCATTCGTTTGCAGCACATTTCATATTAACGACCGGAAATTTAAAAAATCACGCCTAATTTTATCATCTTTTGTGGAGCtgatttctttttgtttttgaaaCTGGGTAGCTGAGATGAATTAGTTATAGCTATATATTGATAATATACTGAGCATACTACATTTCTTATATTTATTGAATTCTGAATTGCATGTGTCCCTGTGCACGCCGATAGGCTGTGCAAAGGCTAGGGAAATGTGCCTCATCATTGTAATATTTTTGTTCTTATTACACCATGGCATGATATATTTTCTGAGGTAAGCCGTGGACTTGTGGTAACAAACGGCCTCTGAATCATTCATCAACCCTGGGTGTCATCTATCTTTTCTCATTTTCCCATAAACTATGACAATATGTAGAGAAGTTTTCATCATGTAACCCTTTTTCAATAATACCTTTGAGGAACTAGGTCTTCCAAATAGGATTCACCTAAATCCAAGTTGGTGAGGATTTGAACCAAGGGATTAATTCCTCATCGTGTATCAGTCCATCAATGTATATGGTAGTGATTTTTTCTCGGCAGGAAGAATGTCGATTTTCGTGTCAAAAATAACTTTGTGGGTGggcattttctttttgtttgtttcGTTCTTTCAGTACGACGAGCAGTCCCCTAAACTAAGGAAGTATCTTTCTCTATATCACAGATACATTGTACATTTAAGGTATAACAAGATTGAAGTGACAGTGCAACTAAAATAAATGAGAAACATCACTGCAACTAAAATGAAGGAGAAACAGCACCCGAACTTACCTTAGTTATGTTTTGTTCATTCCACCATAGTAGTTTCTCCTGTTCGTTAGACATTTATTATAGTCTTACTAATTGTTTGACTGTTGTTCAAATCAGAAATGTGGTACAAATTGTGACTTGCGAGATATTCTTCCTTTTGTTTTCACCTCACACTCTTAATGGTTGGCGATGTTTGATGTCTGTTTGCAGATAATGAAAGGCCTTATCATAGTAATGTTTTTCATGAGCCTGTATCCACTGGTGGGGCTAAAGTAGACTGTGAACCTGAAAAGGAAACTAAGAACAATCTTTTGTCAGATAAGATGGTTGAACAGACCAATCTATCAGAACACACGTTTGTGAAGTCTGAGCATCAGAATGGAGGTAAAACCAGACAAATATGGATCGATGATGTTTCTTATGACAAGGATGTTGCTGAGATCAACCTGCCAGATGATGTGGTTTCTTCTGATTATGGTGGCAATTTTGTCAAGGATGTATGCATTGATGAGGGAGTGCTTACTGATAAGAAGGCTTCGGTAGAGAAGGTGGAAAGCGAAAAGATTTTCCCATACTTTGATTCTTCAACGGGCGATGCAAATGCTGATCTGACGGAAGACATAAGAGTTGATCCTCTGGAAACTGCACATAAGACAGATATAATTACTCTGCATGTCGCACGTGCTACTGATGGTAATAGTAtggaagaaataagagttgatcaTGTGAAAACTCCTGAAGTGCGTGATCTTGAAGGCAACAAGAGTACAGATGACTCTACCAATACAAATGTTGAGAATTTAAGCCCCAGAAAGTCATTAAGTAATGAAGCTGCAGAACAGTGCCAGCAGAAGAGCACAGTAATTCATGAGACCTCTGAAACTCACAAGCCATTTTGTGTGGTAGAAGCAATTGATGAGGTATGAAGGAATACTTGCAGTATTACTGATGATTTAATAAAATGTATGATTACCATAACTTGTATGACAACTATACTACTTCCTCTGGTTCAGTTTAACAGTCACACACTTAGTTTAAGAAAAACTTTAATGACCAATTTCGTCAACAAAATATAATATATATGCTATAAAAGATATATCATTGGATTCATAATCAAAATAAGttcccaatgatataatttttatgacaCGTCAAAGTTTTTCTTAAAATACGAGTGTGACTGTTAAACTGAACCGGAAGGACTAGCAAAATTTAGTTGTTATGCTttattatcatagatatgttttgGTTCTATAATCTGTTCTAAGaaatgggccttggtatgtgcttATTTGGATTAATAAATGAGATTGGACATtaaattataattttttttttgctgttgTATCAATAAATGGATTCCTAATAATGGAATTAACCCTCTTCTAGTTGGAATTAACCCTCTCAGTATGATTACTGTCATTACAGGTTGCATCAGACGATTTTCATGAAACTGAAGCTAGTATTTCACCAGAGGCTGGTAACCTCAATGGTTTACCGGTTGAATCAACTTCTGATGGGTTCTCAGCGACAAATTCTGAAGAAGATGTTGGTGCACAATTGGATGAGAGAGGATTGAATCCAGCTACTCACTATAACCCTTTTATCGCTTATGGATCTTTCGAGGATTCATGGGAACCAAAGTATGCTCTACCCAGCATCGTCGacgatgtttctgttgtacctatCTGTCCTGTTGGAAAGACTGATAGCTTCAGTGATCTCGTCAACGGTGGTACACTGAGGCTGGGGGTCCAACCATCTGAAGAGAGTAATGATCAGAGAGGAAGTCTTGTTGAAAGGACAGATAGTTTTAGTGATCTGGTGAATGGTGGAGCAGGAGGCTTTGATTCGATTGTAACagatgaaaccaaaatcaaacaCAGTAGATTGGAttccatagaagaaagttcaggtAGATTGGATGTCCAAGCATCTGAAGAGAGCAATGATCAGAGAGAAGATCTTGTTAACGAGATGAGAGCTGGCGGTGTACATGGAACGGGTACTAGCGGTGCAGAGCATAGTGAGGCCATGGGTGATAACCATCCAAAATGTGAGACTGATACTTTCGAAGATGCACATGATTTCAACCCAAGAGACATGGAGGAGGATGACACAAATGTAATCAAGGACAAGAACGACAGTAAGAGTACTAGGCTTGCACAAACGGAGTCGCTGGTTCAGCAAAATGGACCTGATAGTGCAAGGCTGATGGCTCGAACTGGCATTCGCAACCCCTTTGAATCAAGCTTCTCCGCAGCTAGTATCACCTCGGATGCACTAGCGCCCTCTGCTCACATCGGCAACGTTTCTCTCCGTTCGGATAGTAGCACGACAAGTACTCGATCATTTGCATTCCCAGTGTACGTGGAGACTCCCCCTACCATTTGAATTTGTTTTTAAGAATGTAATTAAGTTCTTGTGCTGCTCTATTTTATTGCCTAATTCATTCCTTTTCTTTCTCAATGCACAGGCTCCAGACGGAGTGGAACAGCAGTCcggtgaagatggcaaaggcggacCGCAGGCGTTTCAGGCGAGATCGAAGCTGGGGTTACAGAGTCCTCTGCTGTAAATTCTGAATGTGCTTGCTGCTGCAATTTTTTCCTGTTTGTGTCCAGCTCATGGCCGGCTTCGTGCCTGAGCTCATGTTAGCCTTGTTAAATTCATTCAAATTCTGACCATTTATCCCTTTTCCCTGCCTCCTTGTTCTTGCTATCTCTCTCCCCCCACATGCCCTGCTTTTTTTATTTACCAATAGCAGGTTAATGGCTTGTCGGATTCGGTAGTGGCTTGTAATTTGCATCGTGAGTGAGAAATGAAAGTATAGCTCTTGTTATGTAGCATTTGTGATCATTGGTTGAAGTGCTGCAGTATGTGAGAACCTGTTGGAGATGGCAAGCGAGAGAGGACATCCCGCGCTAGAGCTCGCTCTGCCATGGCTGAATAGTACTCTCTCCGGACGGATTAAATTGACGCGAGCTGAGCACAGGAAAACAACTACGTACGCATGAACGCTGCGTCGATTAAACAAGACCAGATGGAGTACGATTAAACAAGACCAGAGGTAGTAGGTTTCTCTactgcgttttttttttttttttgtattctcAAACAAAAAGAGGCCTGTACATTGATATAGAAAAGGTTAGAAAAAATACAACGATGCATTAGGCCATCTAAAGGATAACGTACAAATTTGCATTAAATATTCACTCCATGAATGGAAGCCTCTGTATGGTTTCCTGATAGCTCTATGAACCAGCAATTTGATCTATTTCTTGAACTTTCTCTGCACCAATAAGGACTTGGTGGTATATCCTTAAAAATAAAATCATCCCTTCTTGTCTGTAGGATGATGACCTCCACAAAAATGGTAGGCCAATGAGCTTCTTTTAAGTCTTTGAATATGATCATGGATAGAGTTAACATGAGGCATCCAACTATCCAAGTAGGGCAGAGATATGGCAACAGCTAGTAGCAAAAGGGCACTGAAATAAAATATGATTTCTTGTTTCCAATCCAGCTGAATCACACATAACACGTCCATAGTGAGGAAAGCTGTTCCCCTTTACAAGAGTTCCCTTACGTTAAGTTTGTTGTGAACTGAATGCTAAAATAAAGCTTTATATTTTTTCTGGCAAAAAAATTTTCCACATCGAATGAAAAGCCTCGCAACGCGTAATATGGAAGCATCGCACCGTGGCCGTCTTCACCAACGCAATGCCCTCTATGGCAACCTTGCTTCACACGATCAAGATCGAGGCAATATCATGGGCAGAACATTCGCCAGCTGCTCCCCTAGGCTTTTATGGGTCTAATTGTATAGCGTGGTGTTAGAACTCCTTTCAACTACATAAActctttttctatcaatgcatggaAAACACATTCCGGTACTTGGGGTCAATCCTGCACAAGGATGGAGATATTGATGAAGATGTGAACCACCGGATCAAAGCCGGATGGATGAActggcgccaagcttctggcattctttgtgataagagagtgccacaaaagctaaaggcaagttctataggacggcggttcgacccgcaatgttgtatggcgctgagtgttggcCTACTAAAAGGCGGCATGTTCAACATTTAGGTATggcggagatgcgcatgttgagatggatgtgtGGCCACATGAGGAAGGACCAAATCCGGAATGATGATATACGagatagagttggggtagcaccgattgcagaGAAGCTTGTCCAACATCGTCTAAGATGGTTTGGGCATATTCAGCGCAGGCCTCCAGAAGCTCCAGTGCATAGTGGACGGCTAAAGTGTGATAATAATGTCAAGAGAGGACGGGGTAGACCACACTTGACATGGGAGAAGTCCGTAAAAAGAGATCCGAAGGTCTggagtatcaccaaagaactagccatggaaagagccgcgtgaaagcttgctatccatgtgccagaaccatgagttggttacgagatcttatgggtttcacctctagcatACCCCAgcttgtttgggaataaaggctttgttATTGTTGCATGGAAACCACattgttttttctgttttcatGAGCAAAAAACTGAAGAGGATTGTACTGCAGAATGCCACAAAACAGAGGAGCCACTAGAAAAAGAGCATGTCACGAAGGATTTCTATATCTATACTTACTCCTACATAGTGTGCAAATGCCGGGTCATAGAGATCGTTGGATCTTTCTAATCAGACGGCTCACATTTAATCAGACGGCTCATATTTAGTGTCTCGACCTAGAGGACTGTGTGGCCACATATAAACCGCGGGATTGACCAATCTGATGGTCCATGTTGCGGGGATTTGTCGTGGGGCCCACCTTTATGCTGCCAGCCTTGCACTCTCTCATTTAGTTTGTATATCGCCCACGTGATTCTTCTATCGCTGTCTAGAAATCTCTAGCAATCTGACGTGATATTTAGAGAGTGCATGCAGCACGGCACCAACAGTATGATAGTGCCAAGCGATTAGGCAACATCATGAGAGACGAACTCTAAAAAAACACGTTGAGAGAGAAAACTACATATGGAACTgtcgataaaaataatcaaagaagGGCAAGCAAAATAGAAGCATGGTAATGTGCTGCAACTAGATagcttttagtttctcctctaagACTACTTTATTTACAAATTTAATGACCCTagttttccttttgttttgccaATATTTTTTGATGTAAATTTTTTATCAATGAAATGTACctattttttgtttgaataatttATTTGATTTATAACTAGACCACTCTTTTCCATTTTCTACTATCTTTGCTGTTCAATATATACAGTATTAAGTTCTACTAATTCAACCGCTACAGTTGAGTTAATATAGGTTTGTTGTTATTTTAAATTGTGTGAACCCGGTCATGCATGGCTACAAATATGGAATTGCTTATATTTTTAAAATCAATTATTTATTATTAAAGAGTAGCTTGAATCTAACCATCATAGTTAATATTATGACACTCAACCCCATCACATGTGTGTCTAAAATTTCATTAATTTTGTCCGGGAACTTTGTGAGATTTGCTCATTTACAATTGTTGTGTGTCTATTCATGAGTTCACAGGAAACAATGTCTCACTCAAACCCATTTGTATGGATCTTACCTGGAAAATATTAAACGAGCATTGATAATATAATTAcatatttcaaaataaaatagcCATCACACCCTCCCAAAATGTGAATTTTACAATAATTCTTAAATCTTTTTTTAAAATAGAAGGCCTCATGGCCCAGCTTTATAGATAAAGCTACCAACACCATACATAGTCACGATACAAGTTCGAAACAGCAGACCACACACTCACGGCCCGATCCGAGATCAAGAGTACATCGTCCCTAGCAAACACCACACGGGAAGGTCCTACAACAGCATAATCGATACAACGCCCTGAAGCGGGTCGAATGAGAGACTAATCTGCAGCCCTAGCCCTCGCATGTAGCCTCCTGAGCTCGTCCCGCGCCACGTGCAGCAGCGCCCTGTCCCtccgtctgaccagaaccctccatgaCTGCATGTGGATAAGCATATGATAGAAAGCGTCAGCCGGGTTACCGATTATCTTCCCTTTGATAGTTAGTTTGTTCCTAATATTCCAGAGAGACCAGCTAAGGGTCGCAAAAGTAAACCAAACTAATCTACGAAGGGGGCCTGCCAGACCCTGCGCAAGTGCAATGAAGTCCCCAGCCCCTGCCGGGTTCCAATCGCAATGAAGGAGTTCCCTAACTCCAGCCCACATGAATCTCGCCATGTGGCAAGTGAAGAATATATGATTGCAGTCCTCAATCTCTCCACACAACGCACAATGGCCGTCAGAGGGTCCCATCCTCTTGGCCACCTGCTCGCAAGACGGGAGCTTCCCTCTGATCAGCTGCCACATGAAAATCTTGATCTTAGGGGGTACCCTAGTCCGCCAGACCTCCTTGAAATGTGTGACAGCTGCCCCTTGCAAGAGACCGTGGTAGACGGACCTAGTCGAGAAGGTCCCAGAATTCTCGAGTGCCCACGACACCCTGTCATTCTGCTCGTCCACCGGCAAGGCCTGTACTTCCCTGCACAGGTTATCCCACTCCACGGATTCTGCAAGACTAAACTGACGGCGGAACTGGATGCGCCATGCACCAGGTATCCCACCTAGCACCCTGGTCGCATGCACCGTAACATCTGGGTGGGTGCATCAACTAAACATGCGAGGGTAGAGGGCGCGCAGGGGCCCCGCCCCACCCACCAATCCTTCCAGAAGTAGGTCCACTTCCCATTGTGAACCGAATGCTTCGCCCCCAGCTTGAAGTGCCACTTAATTTTCTGGATGGCGTTCCAGAATTGTGATCCCCTCACCGTCACTTCCTTGGAGAAGAAGTCATGATTGCCCAGATATTTGGCCCGGAGGAGGTCCGCCCATAGACCCTCCTCATTCTGGTAGATCTTCCAGATCCACCGGAGCATGAGCGCAATGTTCATGAGTTTAGTGTTgaggatccccccccccccccacctccctaGGTTTGCACACGGTAGCCCAGTCGACCATGTGGTATTTCCTAGAGTTCCCGACTCCTTCCTAAAAGAATCGGGACCGAGATCTATCCATCGCATAGTGGGTCGAGTCATGCAAAAGATAGACACCCATAGCGAACATCGGTAGGCTCGAGAGACATGAGTTGGTAAGCTCCAACCTCCCAGCAGAGGCCAAAAAGAGGCCTTGCCAGGGATCTACCCGGTGTCCCACCTTCTCCGGGAGGAACTCCCAGTCCGCAACCCTAAGCGGACCACCGCTCACCGGGAGACCAAGGTACCGCAAAGGGTAAGATCCCAGCTTGCAGTTCAGCAGGTTAGCTAGCCTGCGCTTCTCATCCTCTGGGACCCCTGTCACCAGGACCTCGCTCTTGTCAAAGTTAATCTTCAGACCCGACATGTTCTCGAAACACAAGAGGAGGAACTTGAGGTTAGCAATGCCTAGATCCGAAGGTTCGATCAGGATCATCGTATCATCGGCGTACTGAAGGTGGGTGATCCCCCCGGGGATCAGATGCGACACCACCCCTTTGATGTGGCATGCCGAGTTAGCCTTAACCAGCATGGCCGCTAACGCGTCGACAAGGAAATCAAAGAGGATCGGAGATAGTGGATCCCCCTGACGAACACCCCGCGCATTTCGGAAGAAAGGTCCCACCTCTCCATTAACATTGATGGCCGTTTGGCCACCCCTGACCAACTGCATCAAGCGATGGACCACCATGGCCGAGAATCCCTTTCTCAGCAACACTTCCTGGAGAAAGTCCCAGTTGACTCTGTCgtatgctttctcaaaatcaagcttGAGAAGGAGGCCCCCAAGCCTCTTCACTCGAAGCTCATGCATAATCTCATGTAAGGCTAGCACCCCCTCATGTAGACATCTACCATGAATAATCGCAGTCTGACTACGATCAATCGTCCTATGAGCAAGCGGCGCCAACCGAATAGCGAAAGCCTTGGCCACAAATTTGAAAATAACATTAATAAGAGCTATGGGCCTGAATTGCTTGATAGTATCCGCGCCTTTGACCTTGGGGATCAGCGTGATAATCCCAAAATTGAGCCGCGCCATATCCACCCTACCAAGGACAAAGTCGTTAAGGAGCGTGAGAATATGTCCTCGCAAGATTCCCCAAAATATCTTGAAGAAAAGGACCGGCAGGCCATCCGGCCCCGGTGCCGAGTCCAGCTTCATACTCAAGAGAACCTCATCTAATTCCTCTGGCGTGAAAGTGAGTTCCAGAGCCAGGTTCTCGCCCTCCGAGATTCTCTTTCCCCTCTCCCAGAGGTCAGTAGCCAAGGAGAACACCCTGTCCTCCCCGGGCGCCCCCATGAGCCCCCGATAGAAGTCATAAACATGCTCCATCAGATCTCGTTGGTCGTCCACCTCCCCCTGAGGTGTAATCAGGCGCGGGATGGAGCACTTCCTACGCCTGCCGTTGGCGATGGCATGGAAGTATTTGGTGCAGGAGTCCCCCTCCAAGGTCCAGCGCACCCTACTCCTCTGCCGCCAATATTCTTCCTCCATCCGGTCGACCATGACCAGCTGGTCTTCCAGATGGTATCTAAGGGCCCATCCCTCCTCGTCCAAACCCGCCCCATCAGCCTGCCGGTCAAGTTCCTCGACCTGAGTGAGAAGGTTCTCCTTGAAGAGTCGCTTCTCCTTGCCCAGGTTGGCTCCCCAGCCTTTGAGAAACTACCGTAGATTGCGAGCCACACACTACCATAGGTCAATGCAATCCCGATGCGGACCAAAGTCAAGCAGAAAGTGGTTGAGTTTGGACATCACAAGCTCCCCGAAGCCGTGGACACACCAGGTTTGGAAGAAGAACCGT includes these proteins:
- the LOC124671878 gene encoding uncharacterized protein LOC124671878 codes for the protein MVRFGRSRLHHRSNSSVHHRRPEADHHGGKHCPHLSSDLGTRPRRSHARQRTRSQGPGPGEPASAQIQPTRAGAAAQQGALRIAPQPPAHGAQPPRPLDGPCRRTQPPNVASSLADAGVCPNAPPPRLWRSSGAITAGVGGGRGRACLKNVPFPVQIMKIDNERPYHSNVFHEPVSTGGAKVDCEPEKETKNNLLSDKMVEQTNLSEHTFVKSEHQNGGKTRQIWIDDVSYDKDVAEINLPDDVVSSDYGGNFVKDVCIDEGVLTDKKASVEKVESEKIFPYFDSSTGDANADLTEDIRVDPLETAHKTDIITLHVARATDGNSMEEIRVDHVKTPEVRDLEGNKSTDDSTNTNVENLSPRKSLSNEAAEQCQQKSTVIHETSETHKPFCVVEAIDEVASDDFHETEASISPEAGNLNGLPVESTSDGFSATNSEEDVGAQLDERGLNPATHYNPFIAYGSFEDSWEPKYALPSIVDDVSVVPICPVGKTDSFSDLVNGGTLRLGVQPSEESNDQRGSLVERTDSFSDLVNGGAGGFDSIVTDETKIKHSRLDSIEESSGRLDVQASEESNDQREDLVNEMRAGGVHGTGTSGAEHSEAMGDNHPKCETDTFEDAHDFNPRDMEEDDTNVIKDKNDSKSTRLAQTESLVQQNGPDSARLMARTGIRNPFESSFSAASITSDALAPSAHIGNVSLRSDSSTTSTRSFAFPVLQTEWNSSPVKMAKADRRRFRRDRSWGYRVLCCKF